One segment of Erigeron canadensis isolate Cc75 chromosome 2, C_canadensis_v1, whole genome shotgun sequence DNA contains the following:
- the LOC122587778 gene encoding uncharacterized protein LOC122587778 yields the protein MCVSSTSLSLSINGNLHGYFKGKRGLRQGDPMSLYLFTLVMEVHTRILNYSASLASNFRFHPKCEKQNIINLCFADDLFIFSHGDTRSAKIILDSINAFKDMSGLVPSMPKSNVFFCNVSDQIKQTILEIMPFEEGSLPVRYLGVPLISTQLLYKDCNVLLERMEKRITDWRNKSLSFARRLQLVRKVLSSLHFYWVLVFILQQRLVHDLECKMRRFLWSQGDLVKGKAKVAWKLLCVPQYEGGLGIRRISDFNKALMTKHVWSLLNRRESLWVKWIYSYRLKERNFWDIPIQQNCSCGWRKILQRRNHIWTLIGDGQSSSLWFEKWAEICPINNYVSPREINRAGFTLGSKVADLVDDGIWKWHVAWLDLFHVLISLPSIHPRPNVFDSLIWKDSDGIDRVFSLNVVWDTLRFRQETVAWHKVVWSQVRHLAQMHQISGKWEDICCWLLPRANSNSAKSVIGKLLVVATAYFIWQEWNRRLFSNDIRKIEQIRDIVAANVRLKLVTLRFKNSSQVGRFVEAWNLPRELVIYDT from the exons ATGTGTGTTTCTTCCACCTCATTGTCTTTGAGTATTAATGGTAATCTACATGGATACTTTAAAGGAAAAAGAGGACTGAGGCAGGGTGACCCTATGTCACTATATTTGTTTACTCTAGTAATGGAGGTTCATACAAGAATATTAAATTATTCTGCTTCTTTGGCTTCCAATTTCAGGTTCCATCCCAAGTGCGAGAAGCAGAACATTATCAACTTGTGCTTTGCAGatgatttgtttatattttcacATGGCGATACAAGATCAGCTAAAATTATTTTAGATTccatcaatgcttttaaggataTGTCAGGTCTTGTACCAAGTATGCCCAAAAGTAATGTTTTCTTCTGCAATGTTTCTGATCAGATTAAACAGACTATTCTTGAGATTATGCCATTTGAGGAAGGTAGTTTACCGGTGAGATACCTTGGAGTCCCACTTATTTCGACCCAGTTATTATATAAGGATTGTAATGTGTTGCTGGAACGTATGGAGAAACGAATCACGGACTGGAGGAACAAATCTCTATCGTTTGCTAGAAGGCTACAATTGGTAAGAAAGGTTCTTTCATCGCTACATTTTTATTGGGTGTTAGTATTTATTCTCCAGCAACGGCTTGTTCATGATTTGGAATGCAAAATGAGGCGATTTCTATGGAGCCAAGGTGACCTGGTTAAAGGCAAGGCTAAAGTCGCATGGAAATTACTATGTGTTCCACAATATGAAGGAGGGCTTGGCATTAGAAGAATTTCTGATTTCAACAAAGCGTTAATGACTAAACATGTGTGGAGCCTTCTAAATCGCAGGGAATCTTTATGGGTTAAGTGGATTTATTCATATAGATTGAAAGAAAGGAACTTTTGGGATATCCCTATTCAACAAAATTGTAGTTGTGGATGGCGGAAAATTCTACAACGAAGGAACCATATCTGGACACTAATTGGTGATGGACAGAGCTCCTCATTATGGTTTGAAAAATGGGCTGAAATATGCCCTATCAACAATTATGTCTCACCACGCGAGATCAATCGAGCTGGTTTTACACTTGGGTCTAAGGTGGCTGATTTAGTTGATGACGGTATCTGGAAGTGGCATGTTGCTTGGTTAGATTTGTTCCATGTGTTAATCAGTTTACCCTCCATTCACCCCCGTCCTAACGTTTTTGATTCTTTAATTTGGAAAGATTCTGATGGTATTGACCGTGTGTTTTCCTTAAATGTTGTATGGGATACTTTACGTTTTCGACAGGAGACTGTTGCGTGGCATAAAGTG GTTTGGAGTCAAGTGCGTCATCTTGCTCAAATGCATCAGATCAGTGGTAAATGGGAAGATATTTGTTGCTGGCTTCTTCCACGTGCAAACTCAAATTCAGCTAAGAGTGTAATTGGGAAATTACTTGTGGTTGCGACTGCTTATTTTATATGGCAAGAATGGAATCGCAGACTGTTCTCTAATGATATTAGAAAGATCGAACAGATTCGAGATATTGTGGCTGCTAATGTTCGTCTCAAGCTTGTCACACTACGTTTCAAGAACTCGTCTCAAGTTGGAAGATTTGTTGAAGCTTGGAATTTGCCAAGAGAGCTAGTGATATATGATACGTAA
- the LOC122587779 gene encoding uncharacterized protein LOC122587779, protein METHMDSSKLFYVCKKICRSWNWTSNGGLCTKGTRIIVGWDTDLVDLMVLSQTDQVMHTQVTFKVDQKSLFCSFIYVDNYYKRRRELWHDLCIHKVFVHDRPWVILGDFNSSLNLDDNLLGSSTINIGMRDFREHVKEIEVLDINSSGLHFTWNQKPKKGIGIFKKVDRVMGNLRFIDEFPSATALFQPYRISDHSPCVVKLPSVTRTRPKPFKFNNILVHKQGYIEAVEREWTEEVSGHYMFRVVKKLKSLKTLLRKLLLKQGNLHTRVDNLRRELDMVQSAIEKDAMDQLLRDKEATLLNEFKEPQLDEKNFLKQKAKMEWLEVGDANSAFFHKNLKCKNHRSKIEVIKDMNGVTHEGGDVQEALVDHYIHFLGMEHTTTLNPSPELVAKRLDQGKASNMIKRITDEEIKQAMFSIGENKVPGPDGYISAFFKSARDVVGREVCLAVHEFFRNGKIL, encoded by the coding sequence ATGGAAACTCATATGGACTCTAGTAAGTTGTTTTATGTGTGTAAGAAGATTTGTAGATCTTGGAATTGGACATCGAATGGAGGATTATGTACAAAGGGTACAAGAATAATCGTGGGCTGGGATACGGACCTTGTTGACCTTATGGTCCTATCACAAACTGATCAAGTTATGCACACCCAAGTTACATTTAAGGTAGATCAAAAATCTCTTTTCTGCTCCTTTATTTATGTTGATAATTACTATAAGCGTCGGAGAGAGCTTTGGCATGATCTTTGCATCCACAAAGTGTTTGTTCATGATCGACCTTGGGTTATTTTAGGTGACTTCAATTCTTCGTTAAACCTTGATGACAATCTTCTAGGCTCTTCTACGATTAATATAGGCATGAGAGACTTCAGAGAACATGTAAAAGAAATTGAGGTTTTGGATATTAATAGTTCCGGATTACACTTCACATGGAATCAAAAACCAAAGAAGGGTATtggaatttttaaaaaggtAGATCGTGTTATGGGAAATCTGAGGTTTATAGATGAATTTCCATCAGCTACGGCTTTGTTCCAACCATACAGAATTTCGGATCACTCTCCATGTGTCGTGAAGCTCCCATCGGTTACAAGAACTAGACCTAAACcgtttaaatttaataatattcTTGTCCATAAACAGGGATATATTGAGGCTGTTGAACGTGAATGGACAGAGGAGGTTTCGGGGCACTATATGTTTCGAGTCGTCAAAAAGCTGAAATCTCTAAAAACCCTTCTACGGAAACTTCTCTTGAAGCAAGGAAATCTGCACACCCGGGTAGATAATCTAAGGAGGGAACTGGATATGGTTCAGTCAGCTATAGAAAAAGACGCTATGGACCAGCTACTTCGTGACAAGGAAGCTACTTTACTCAATGAATTTAAAGAACCACAACTTGATGAAAAGAACTTCCTAAAGCAGAAAGCAAAAATGGAATGGCTTGAGGTAGGTGATGCAAACTCAGCTTTTTTTCACAAGAATCTGAAATGCAAAAACCATAGATCCAAAATTGAAGTCATTAAAGACATGAATGGTGTTACACATGAGGGTGGAGATGTGCAGGAAGCACTAGTCGATCATTATATTCACTTCCTCGGCATGGAGCATACTACTACACTTAATCCATCACCGGAACTGGTTGCCAAAAGATTGGATCAAGGGAAGGCTTCAAATATGATAAAACGCATCACTGATGAAGAGATAAAACAGGCTATGTTCTCTATTGGGGAGAATAAAGTACCTGGTCCAGATGGTTACATTTCAGCCTTTTTTAAGAGTGCACGGGATGTGGTTGGTCGTGAGGTTTGCTTAGCTGTTCATGAGTTCTTTCGCAATGGGAAGATCCTCTAA